DNA from Leishmania donovani BPK282A1 complete genome, chromosome 34:
CCAGCATCCACGGagacggcaccgcagcgaagggggtgggggaacgaagagcagcacacagGGGCAGCACAGACGGCGTCTGCGTGGCGCCGGGCCGAGGGCGGCGGGGACGCGAGCCGCAGCACGTCAGCATGCTCCTCCACCAGTGCACACACCCCTCCACACTCCCCGGACTcacgcgctcgcacacacacatacgcatatACACCGGCACG
Protein-coding regions in this window:
- a CDS encoding amastin-like surface protein, putative; this encodes MCVQVCARACGCVPVYMRMCVCERVSPGSVEGCVHWWRSMLTCCGSRPRRPRPGATQTPSVLPLCAALRSPTPFAAVPSPWMLGPCAPAAHL